ATATTGTATCCAGTTGCTTATGAAGTTACCAGCTGCTCCTCCAGCAACACCCCTTTCCCCATCGCAGCTGCAGCTCTTGTTCTGGTTCCAGAAGGTCACTCCCCAGATCCCCTATTGAATCTGATATCAAAGTCATGCTGTTGCAAAAGAGTCCTGGCTGCAGTGCCCAGCTCCATGAAACAGCAGCAGAATGAAGGAGTGTGACTGATGGCTACGAATCTCCAGCCATGTATTCTCCAGCAAAACAAGGAGCAGGGCCAACCTTCCCCTTAAGGAAAATAATTTCAGCTCACACCATCCAGCTGCAAGAACATACAAATTCCACAGTGCACTGCATTGCATAGCTGCAACATTGTATCCAGCTGTATGGCAGCCCCTGTAACAGCCACATCCCTAGCAAGTGCTCCTTTCTCACCACAGCTGGATTTCCATGTCTCATCCCAAGTGGCTGCTTCCCAgatcccctcctgcagccagacTGCACAAGTGGCCTGAGAGCCTTGGAGACAGGAGATCTCTGGTTAGCCCATCCCCTGTACAGCACAGGAGCCCCAATGCCACCATACAATGGGCACTGGTCAACCTTATGATTCAGTTGCAGAAGACCACACCAGGGGGATTGCTCAACCCATTGACTgggcaaagcccaccaggacatgtctgagCAAGTGTGTTGTAGGCACATGGGCTAAGGATATAAAACGGGGGGACTGTGGCATCATGCTTTTGCCTTTCTCCACTCCCTTCTAAGCTGGAAGCAACAAAAATGCTGATAAAACAAAGACttcaactgaggagactggtcctgGCTTAAAGGTGAAGCCTGTGTATCAAGGACTGTTCCATTCAGTGAGGTGAGAAAATTGTttgatctaaatactgcctagTGTAACAAAGTTTAGGATTTCGATTGTAGGTTTATcgtttattttctttggtaactgtCTCTGTCTCTGACCTTTTATTCCTATCACTTCtaatcatttaaaatgtatatttctgtagctaataaatcttatattttacctaaaacagtgggttttggttgaagtgcttgggaaatctcagctggTACAAAGTCTGGAGCACATCCTCTCCACACTGACGGAGGGACAGACTGGGTTATAAAtttacactggccaggcttctgacctgggcaagatggtacagctctggggtgtAAGGCTGGGGATCTGGGAGATATTGGCTGATGCCTTTCTCTGTGTAATgtgtgagtggctctgggagcattcaggcaatctagctgggtgtggggctccatcTACTGTTCTGCTGAGTGATGATAGCTCCCAGAGGGGTTTACTGCTtatcactagcaaagcattgtgagggacagcccaggctggagagttaaggggccACAGTGGTACCTCGGCTCCAGGTTGTACCCAGGGATCCTGTCACAAGGAGAGTGCTATGTCTGCTGACCAATCAGAAATTTAGAATCAGCTAACTGCAGTTTGATCCCTGTTTGACTCCTACCTGAGAACAGAGATGGGTTGGGCTTTAACCTTGAGCCTTACAGCAATAAAGAAATTCACTTTACAGGAAACTCCAGATTAGCAGTACAAAGGTTGCTTGTTGCTTAAGTAATTAAAAGGTGAGTTTCCATTTGGAGCATGAGATGAAAAATATAATGATTATCAAGATGGTATTGAGCAGTTCTCGACAAGCAGGAAGCAGATCCTCTTCAAAATACTTATTGCCTTCAGCCAGATTGGGGCACTTGTATGTCTGAGTCTGCTGCCATCAACACTGCCACATTAGGATGGCTTCTTTAGAAAGGATCCTTATCTCCAAATCATAATGAGGGTGTGATAGGGACTGAAATTACCATAGCTTTCAGTTCCTTTTCTACTTTTGCTTTCTAGCTTAGCGAAGGCATCAAGAGAGACACATTTCTCTTCAGTGtccaacaaaaaataaacaccGTTTTGGCAGAAATATGGAAGAAAAGACCAGGATTCAGCTCTTTCTGTAATTTCTTATTAAGAATTAATTTTTCAGTCTCATCACTGAAATAGTCACTGACAATGTAAACTAACTCGAGAAGAATGGATGAGGATTTTAGAAACCTGGGAACATCAGAGAGAGCTCAAAACTGTTCCAAAGCTTATTTCCAGGATGTATCAGGTAGGTGAGCTTCTGTCACTCGCATACCATCTCCCTTGATATCTCCTAGTAGAGGAGTTATTCCCTGCATGAATTATTAACTGCAAAATGATCCAATAATCCCAGGATAGATGTGTCTTACTCTGAATACAAACTTTGCATTTGAACTAtataatcaaaatgaaatgtgacCTATTTTCCCCTCTGCTTTCATTGAAATGTAATGCCAGACTGTTCTGGTTATTTGATTTAAGAATTTATTTCTTTGCTCCTCTATTTTATTCAAGAAAACtggatggacctgatcctgctcccaatgCATTCAAAGGGAGATTTGTTATGAATTAACTtattgtatatttctgttttgtaaagtTACAAACTCTTCCAAATCCAAGTTTATGGGAAGTGTCTTTCTCTGTGCTCCCTGTTACTTAATAACTTTGTTTATGGGACTGAATCATTTTGCCTCTGATATGTTGAAAGaaaggaaatggattttaaaaaacccacaagaatctttctttctcacacacacacactttctcatgCCTTAAAACTTTTTTCTCCATTGATGGAATTACTAACAACCTTTACActgttctgactttttttttaatgtggatttTGTGGAGATGGGACAAAGTCAGGCCCATGAAGGAAACCCATTTTCAATTTTAATGCAATGGCTGTTCTCACTCCAAATATGAAAGAGTTCATTTAACAATgcatttgttccttttttaattaCTGTGCCCTCTTTAATGTTTGACTTTAATAATTTAATGTTAGTCAGTGTTATGCTCACTATGGTaagttttttcctctttcttcctgTTTTCTAGATCAAGTTACAATGAAGAAGATGAAGGTTCTCTCATTCTGCCACAGCTCCAGATCCAGCTTCCCTCTCCCGGGTTTTATTGTTTTCTTCCTTACTTGTTATGTTCACAAGATGGAATCAGGTAGGAATCCACCCTGTGTCTGCTGTATTTTAGGGTATTAATTTAGGCCCCTGAAGTGTCTTAACAACATGCTCCactcaaagtcaatggaattgctcACAGTTTGTGAATTTAATCAAACAGCAAGATAAGCAACTTCATTAttcaatttttgccctgatcgtGTTGGTCCTGGGTTATTTTATTTGCTCCTGGGACAGTGCCCAGGTCTGTTTCTTCacacaagtatttttaaaagattgtcaAAGATGCCCAGGGAATTCAGTGGACACTTATTGAAGagtttaataataacaataagaaATAAGAAAATCAAATAACTTAGTGGGTTTCagacgttaaaaaaaaaaagatcagagcCATAATTTGAGACTAATGtgcacaaaaacaaaagaaaaatcagaatatAATAATGTCATGTGACTTTTAAAATTGGGCCTGTTAGCTAATCCATATATGTTAGGTCTAGTATACACTGTATTATTAGGCATTATATGCACAGTAGTCCCATAATATACATATGAGAGAGTTGGGAAGTTAACTTGAATGTTTTATATTCTCCCCACAATTCTGTTCACCAATATTGAATATCCCACTTTACAATTCTGAAGTTAGTGTTCGCAATAGAAAATAGGAAGCCTATCAAAGCCATGAATGGTGTGTCCTAGCACTGGTTGGGATGTACCTATACACCCACCTGGTTTGGAATGTGGTATCCAAAAAAAAGGGTTAAGGAAGGTACAGAACAAGTTAAGGAACTGGTGGGTTGGATCTCAGGTGATGTATAAAGTGCTTTTTCACTTGTAATCAGCCACAGTATAAGTGGGTTTGGGGGGCATGCTGTGAGATAAGAATTGCTTCCTAGCAGGAGGGTATGGATGTCTCCTTTCCATAGTGTATCGTTTTGTCTTTAGGCAATAATGTTCACGAagtttggttatttggtctcttgagcaTGTGAAGTATTGAACCATAATAGCCCCAAAAATTGGTTCTAGAAATCTGGCCATGTCTCAGGAACACCTTGGTGAAAGAACACCAAATATGGCCCAACAACTCTACCCTTATTCCTTCTGAGGCCCAGCAAATTTCATGGCAATGTCAGTAAGCATGTCAACTTGAGAGAACTTAGAAAAATGGGCTGTTGAATAGTAAGTTTCTCTCAGCTATACACTGAGCATGTCCATTCTCAGCTCTCTTCCTCAATTTTTCTGATGTATGACTGTGCCATGGACTGAATACACCTGTCTTCAGCTTCTCACCCCATGTCAGCACTGTGTGCCTCTGTCATGCACTGAACCTACCAACTCTTACCTTCCCACTCTCTGTCCCATGCTCTGTGCCTGGGCCATGCGCCAAGCTTGCCTGTTATCAGCTCCAGGCCCTATTTCAGTGCTGTGTGCTGTGCCATACACACAGGCTGAGTTCTTATAACAGAGCCCCAGTCCCCCTGCCCATGAGCGCTGCTCTCCCTTAGGCATTCAGGCTGAAAtattccatgccaggtgtctgtcCCTGGCTGAAGTTTTTGGAAAGATTGTCTGAAATGGAACCTCTTGGCTGTGTCCGTCATTTCAGATTGCCATTTTCCTCTGACCTGCTTTTTGTTATTGTTGCTGTCCTCGTGCATTTCCAGCAACGTTCACAGTGATTGGACCTCGTGACCCTGTCACTGCCATCCTGGGTCAGGAAACTGTGTTACCCTGTCACCTGTCCCCCCGGATGAGTGCTGCAAACATGGAGGTGAGATGGTTCCACTCTGAGTTTTCAACTGCTGTGCACCTGTATCGTGATGGGAAGGATCAATATGAAAGGCAGATGCCAGAGTATCAGGGAAGGACAGAGCTTTTGAAAGCCGGACTCACAGATGGAAATGTTCACTTGAGGCTTCTCAATATCAGACGCTCTGATGAAGGACAATACCACTGCTTTGTTCAAGATGATACTTTTTATGAAGAAGCCGTATTGGAACTGTGGATAGCAGGTTAGTGCCTTGTGTCAGTTTTAGCTTTGTGTGGTCTTTCTTATTACAACAACTGTGACTCCCTGCTTGTGAAATATTTTACAGTAACACAGCGTATCTAAATTTCAACAAACAGCCACTTTCATACTTGGGGAAATATGCTGAAAACTTTCCCAACatgtttaaacacattttcaggATGGTCACGGCACTTTCTTGCCCAATTTTGATTGACTCCCAAAGGGGTCTTCAGTTAAGAGGGAAAGGACTTCTTGATAAATATGGCTTTCCAGTTGCTCTGTAGTCATTTCTAGGATGTGTGGCTAAGGTGGGAATGCCAGACTTTTATGGTCTTCTGATGGGTTGCTTGTTATTTAGGGGTGTAGTTAAAATCAAATGCAGTGTTCTTATTTGCTGACACTATATAATGGTGATGATGGtgggtgtgatgggttccccccagggtaCCACCAGGAACTGGGGTACAGCTGAGCCCCCGTCTCACCAATCTGGGTTCTCTCTTGCACTGTGACATTATGGCAAACTGTAAAGTCCTCCACACTTGCACTCACACCAACATTCACAGGCAAGGACCACACCCAGTTGTGTTCATGAATGCATCTGGCCAggcactcatgaaccaacaatagcgAGACTTCAGCCAAAACACACCCCAGCTCCCCAACCTAGGacctgccctggtcaaaagcctgaccagtaAAGATTATTACAATTACCCAGTTTTcttctccctcagtgtggagagaaaTATGCACAAAATTTTTGTTAACTGAGCTGAAATTTTGCCCAAACACTTCACTCAAActacactgttttaggtaaaataataataataataacaacaataatttatatatatatatatatatatatgagattTGTTAacaacagaaagatagattttgagTGGTTATAAGTGAAAGCAAACAGATCTGACGTGTCAAGGACAAGACTTTTCCATGGCTCATTGTTTGCATTGATGGGCCATTAGTCCTGTCTAGCTTCttcactgttgtacctgaaaggctagtttTGGGTGTTACCCAGAACaataacatttgaaatacagatgcatagtcaatattcataactccagatacaaaaatgatacatgcattaAAATAGGATAAtcgtattcagcaaatcataacttttccattgacaccttattTGACACATCTTGTACAAGATGCTACACAATTAtatcataatcatagaatcatagaatatcagggttggaagggacctcaggaggtcatcaagtcaaaccccctgctcaaagcaggaccactccccaatttttgccccataccATAATCAAATGATGTACATGGATTGCAGGATGTCCTACTGAGAAGGGGAAATTATGTATTTACCACTCTTAGGGAAGACTGAGCTGCTTTGACAATGTAACCATGAAaccaatttgatttaaaaatatgtatctatctaatctatctatctatctaatgcACTAATTATCAGAGTTTCAAAAGTTCAGATCCTATTCAGCTATCTACGTGGTCATATCtccaaaggtgctcagcactcaatTGCTCCTGTCTTGAGCCAACAATATCTCCCACTGACTCAGTGaacttattttatatatttgttcacatttttgtGTGTCCATGAGCACTGGGATTTCAGACATTCCAGTATTCATTTATCCCTTCTACTGACTACCCGCTTGAATTAGTGCattctcatgtgagtaagggaTCCCCAGACTGTCCCTCATCCTTTCTGCTTTATAAATTAATGTATGGAATTAACACCCTTATATATGGGGTGGGATccgaattacccaggaaagaattttctgtagtatctggctggtaatcttgcccatatgctcagggtttagctgattgccatatttggggtcgggaaggaattttcctccagggcagattagaagaggtcctggaggtttttcaccttcctctgtagcatggggcacgggtcacttgctggaggattctctgctctttgaagtctttaaaccatgatttgaggacttcaatagctcagacagaggtgagaggtttttcgcaggagtgggtgggtgagattctgtggcctgcattgtgaaggagatcagactagatgatcataatggtcccttctgaccttcgtatctatgaatctatatatttTCCCCTTAGGTCTGGGCTCTGCTCCTCTCCTCTCTGTTGAAGGTCACCAGGATGGAGGGATTCGGGTGGTTTGTCGATCAGCTGGTTGGTACCCAGAGCCTGAGGTGCTATGGAGAAATCTCAATGGACGACATTTACCATCACTCTCTGTAACAAAATCCCAAGGAGATAACAGCCTGTTTGAAACAGAAACTGCGGTCATTGTAACAGAACATTTAAACCAAAACTTGTCCAGTTGCATCAGGAACACCGTTCTCAATCAAGAAAAGGAATCAGCAGTTTATATAGCAGGTCAGTTACCATCCAAATCCCACATTGAATTCACCACCACtagaaaccaaacaaaatataGGAAGAAAAGAACTGAAACATCTGTGGTGAATATTTCATAATACACGTACAAACACAGAAGTTAGGAGGGCCGGTGTTTTTCCAGGGTCACAGTTTAGGCAACTTGAGCCCCTTAATTGTGAGTATTCAGACTATACATGTTTTGAGAGGAAACTTTCATTCAATCCCCTGATTCAGTAGGTTCCTGTAATCTTAAATTCACCTTAATGATTTTTTGGAATGTGATAAATTTTGTACTTTGCCTTGATTGTGATCTGTAGAGCCTTGTAAACCCACAGATGCATATCCACAGATATCCTCATCATTTTGGGGGATTGCAGACTGGATGGGAATACCAATTTTGTATCCACTCGGGGCTCTGTTCACTTCACCAACTTCATTACTTGTGTGAAATGTCACCTACGTCATGTGatgttgtttttactgatgttcaatgggacttgtgctccttaATTCACTTTGGTctggatccacaaaaggactCATTTTACccccttgtctacacacaaaagatGCACTGATTAACTAGTTAATCGATGCCACTCACTTGTGTGAACACTTCTTGTATAAGTTTCAGAGTACCCTAAATAGATTTAGCTGCAGTCAATTCCTTATCAACTTCAGCTAAATGGAGACAGAGCACTATGATTTAAGGTTTTGTGCATCAATTTATTTAAATTGGTACAACCCTCATATATTGTCAACTCTTGAACCAGTTTAAGAATGACCCCATAAGAGGGTTGCCCCAGGTTCACTAAATCAGAGCACAAACCATGTGTGAAAAAGACACTAGGGacatttgaaaattccatcctgttTAAATGACCGAATCACTGGGAACACAAGAAGAGCAAATTGAAATTAGTTAATTTGCTGTACAAGTGTTTGGACAAATTGTGATTATGGTTTTTTCCAATATtaggatttttcaaaaatatgctAATTAATCTGGCAGTTTCTGAATATTTCTTACTGCTAAAGGCCAAATTCTTTTCTGGTAGAACCTATTGGAATCAATGGGGTTTATGAGCAAAGAATTTGTCCCTGATCTCTTTGGCTCTCTGAATAGAAATTAATCAAATCAGGGCTGTGTTTTCAAGGATAAATCGGTGGTAAAACTGTGTTGATTGGAGccatatttaaaatcaatttctgggtcttttgtgtagtgtagacatgtccatTCTTTCACTCTTAGCTCACACAAATCCTACTGGGCactatttatgtatttgtatggggaaaaaaatctgtttttagtCACCACTTCCAAACTAAGGTAAGCcctgggtgttttgtttttcagatccCTTTTTCCCAAAGGTGAATCCCTGGATGGTGGGTCTGAGTGTGATCCTGGTGGTTTTGCTTTGTTGCATTGGCCTCACTGGTTATCTCTTTAAAATGAAAGGTAAATATCAGAGGGAGAAATATACTagaaataaagttttttttctaataaataaataagggaaaTTTAGGAATTTAACATGAAAAGAACATGTGATCTGCTGATCTGGTCCTAAATAAAGAAGAATGCATGTGAATTTATTGATGGGGGGGTAGAGGTGCAAGGGAGAGAATAGAAGGGAGGAGAGTCTCAGACAATAGAACTGAATCAGAGAATCGGATCATAGCAGATACATCTCTGTTCCGCTTGGTCCTCTAtctccctctcttcccagttCTCTGGTCCCACTTGAGAGAAGATTCTGCAAAGTCTAGCCTCTCATATTTGTACttaatctcttttttttcctaataatGTGTAATTCACGTCGACATTACAGTGATAGGCCGTACAGACGTGCCCCTGTCATAAATCAATGAATAAACACATTTGTTCCtcagttaggaaaaaaaaacatacccACTGTCACATAACTCAGACACAGCTGTGCATGCACTGCTGAACTTCATCCATAAAGAATACCAGCCCAATTTCCAAATAAATTGGACTTTTCCCTACATGCTTCTAATGAATTTTGTACCAATAGGATGTAGCCTTTTAACTCAGTTTCATGAAGCAAGGCAATgagaataatttatatttatttctgtacTTTTCAGGGAAACTTACTGAAGAAGTTGGTAAGTTTCAATTTCCCTTTTTCCACAAATACAATTTTTGACCAAGTTACACAACTGCATGTAGATTTGTTGTTTTCTATGATTTATTTTTACTTCTCTGTGTTTGTCGGGCTGGGGAGGGTGTAATAGGATCGACCATTTTAGGGCCTGtttggatgtttccagagaacatTCCCCTTAAAAGTCCTTCCAAATAGAGGGTTAGGTCGACATAGCTACATGTCTGAGGGATGTAAGTTTTCATCGCAGATGAGCCCACAGTTTCAGAGTCTTTCAAAAGAATCTATAGAAGTCTGGCTTGTTCAGGAAGGTgcgatgaagtgggaattttctgcaatatttttatgaaaCCTGTGTATACTTCAGTTTCTGCGATATGCAGCACTGTTACCCAGTGAGAGGGAAAGGACTGTTTGCTCTCTAGGCAGGCCCGGTGACATAAGTATGGGTGTTGCTTAGCTGTCTGGGCCTTAGTCCCCATATCAATGGaaacagaggtgaaagtgggccaaCGCGGGCCAGTACAGTGCTCTGGTAAGAGCCGGCCGCTGTCTGGGCCCGCACATAGCTGACTTTTTGATCCCCTCATCAGCTGACGGGgggagcaaaaggggcagctgtccTGGGCTCTGGCTTTGGGGGCCCCCACGGAGCTCAGGGTGCCCCAGGGGATTAGCAGGGGAGGGGATCTGGCGCCTGTTGGCGCCTGCTTCTTTGTGGAAGGGACGGGGCAGCCCACTAGGGCTTGGAATTTTTCCAACAAAGGT
This portion of the Dermochelys coriacea isolate rDerCor1 chromosome 14, rDerCor1.pri.v4, whole genome shotgun sequence genome encodes:
- the LOC119843306 gene encoding butyrophilin subfamily 1 member A1-like isoform X18, whose amino-acid sequence is MDEDFRNLGTSERAQNCSKAYFQDVSDQVTMKKMKVLSFCHSSRSSFPLPGFIVFFLTCYVHKMESVPATFTVIGPRDPVTAILGQETVLPCHLSPRMSAANMEVRWFHSEFSTAVHLYRDGKDQYERQMPEYQGRTELLKAGLTDGNVHLRLLNIRRSDEGQYHCFVQDDTFYEEAVLELWIAGLGSAPLLSVEGHQDGGIRVVCRSAGWYPEPEVLWRNLNGRHLPSLSVTKSQGDNSLFETETAVIVTEHLNQNLSSCIRNTVLNQEKESAVYIADPFFPKVNPWMVGLSVILVVLLCCIGLTGYLFKMKDKRDKEISKRDIEIEKRDNEIRWRRSVAPIEEANVTLDPDTAHPHLILTEAGKSVTRGDTWQDLPDTPERFDSRVCVLGCGGFTAGRHCWEVEVEGAGGWAVGVARESVRRKGRIRCSPEEGIWAVEWDWWGQFWALTSPVTPLTRSRAPSRIRVCLDCDRGQVTFIEAGDEAPIFTFPPGSVPGGRIRPWLWVRGGSRLRLCP
- the LOC119843306 gene encoding butyrophilin subfamily 1 member A1-like isoform X25 yields the protein MDEDFRNLGTSERAQNCSKAYFQDVSDQVTMKKMKVLSFCHSSRSSFPLPGFIVFFLTCYVHKMESVPATFTVIGPRDPVTAILGQETVLPCHLSPRMSAANMEVRWFHSEFSTAVHLYRDGKDQYERQMPEYQGRTELLKAGLTDGNVHLRLLNIRRSDEGQYHCFVQDDTFYEEAVLELWIAGLGSAPLLSVEGHQDGGIRVVCRSAGWYPEPEVLWRNLNGRHLPSLSVTKSQGDNSLFETETAVIVTEHLNQNLSSCIRNTVLNQEKESAVYIADPFFPKVNPWMVGLSVILVVLLCCIGLTGYLFKMKEKRDNEIRWRRSVAPIEEANVTLDPDTAHPHLILTEAGKSVTRGDTWQDLPDTPERFDSRVCVLGCGGFTAGRHCWEVEVEGAGGWAVGVARESVRRKGRIRCSPEEGIWAVEWDWWGQFWALTSPVTPLTRSRAPSRIRVCLDCDRGQVTFIEAGDEAPIFTFPPGSVPGGRIRPWLWVRGGSRLRLCP
- the LOC119843306 gene encoding butyrophilin subfamily 1 member A1-like isoform X5, whose product is MDEDFRNLGTSERAQNCSKAYFQDVSDQVTMKKMKVLSFCHSSRSSFPLPGFIVFFLTCYVHKMESVPATFTVIGPRDPVTAILGQETVLPCHLSPRMSAANMEVRWFHSEFSTAVHLYRDGKDQYERQMPEYQGRTELLKAGLTDGNVHLRLLNIRRSDEGQYHCFVQDDTFYEEAVLELWIAGLGSAPLLSVEGHQDGGIRVVCRSAGWYPEPEVLWRNLNGRHLPSLSVTKSQGDNSLFETETAVIVTEHLNQNLSSCIRNTVLNQEKESAVYIADPFFPKVNPWMVGLSVILVVLLCCIGLTGYLFKMKGKRDIEIDKRDKEISKRDIEIDKRDKEISKRDREIEKRDNEIRWRRSVAPIEEANVTLDPDTAHPHLILTEAGKSVTRGDTWQDLPDTPERFDSRVCVLGCGGFTAGRHCWEVEVEGAGGWAVGVARESVRRKGRIRCSPEEGIWAVEWDWWGQFWALTSPVTPLTRSRAPSRIRVCLDCDRGQVTFIEAGDEAPIFTFPPGSVPGGRIRPWLWVRGGSRLRLCP
- the LOC119843306 gene encoding butyrophilin subfamily 1 member A1-like isoform X17, with translation MDEDFRNLGTSERAQNCSKAYFQDVSDQVTMKKMKVLSFCHSSRSSFPLPGFIVFFLTCYVHKMESVPATFTVIGPRDPVTAILGQETVLPCHLSPRMSAANMEVRWFHSEFSTAVHLYRDGKDQYERQMPEYQGRTELLKAGLTDGNVHLRLLNIRRSDEGQYHCFVQDDTFYEEAVLELWIAGLGSAPLLSVEGHQDGGIRVVCRSAGWYPEPEVLWRNLNGRHLPSLSVTKSQGDNSLFETETAVIVTEHLNQNLSSCIRNTVLNQEKESAVYIADPFFPKVNPWMVGLSVILVVLLCCIGLTGYLFKMKGKLTEEVGKRDIEIEKRDNEIRWRRSVAPIEEANVTLDPDTAHPHLILTEAGKSVTRGDTWQDLPDTPERFDSRVCVLGCGGFTAGRHCWEVEVEGAGGWAVGVARESVRRKGRIRCSPEEGIWAVEWDWWGQFWALTSPVTPLTRSRAPSRIRVCLDCDRGQVTFIEAGDEAPIFTFPPGSVPGGRIRPWLWVRGGSRLRLCP
- the LOC119843306 gene encoding butyrophilin subfamily 1 member A1-like isoform X20; this encodes MKKMKVLSFCHSSRSSFPLPGFIVFFLTCYVHKMESVPATFTVIGPRDPVTAILGQETVLPCHLSPRMSAANMEVRWFHSEFSTAVHLYRDGKDQYERQMPEYQGRTELLKAGLTDGNVHLRLLNIRRSDEGQYHCFVQDDTFYEEAVLELWIAGLGSAPLLSVEGHQDGGIRVVCRSAGWYPEPEVLWRNLNGRHLPSLSVTKSQGDNSLFETETAVIVTEHLNQNLSSCIRNTVLNQEKESAVYIADPFFPKVNPWMVGLSVILVVLLCCIGLTGYLFKMKGKLTEEVGKRDIEIDKRDKEISKRDIEIDKRDKEISKRDREIEKRDNEIRWRRSVAPIEEANVTLDPDTAHPHLILTEAGKSVTRGDTWQDLPDTPERFDSRVCVLGCGGFTAGRHCWEVEVEGAGGWAVGVARESVRRKGRIRCSPEEGIWAVEWDWWGQFWALTSPVTPLTRSRAPSRIRVCLDCDRGQVTFIEAGDEAPIFTFPPGSVPGGRIRPWLWVRGGSRLRLCP
- the LOC119843306 gene encoding butyrophilin subfamily 1 member A1-like isoform X19, with product MDEDFRNLGTSERAQNCSKAYFQDVSDQVTMKKMKVLSFCHSSRSSFPLPGFIVFFLTCYVHKMESVPATFTVIGPRDPVTAILGQETVLPCHLSPRMSAANMEVRWFHSEFSTAVHLYRDGKDQYERQMPEYQGRTELLKAGLTDGNVHLRLLNIRRSDEGQYHCFVQDDTFYEEAVLELWIAGLGSAPLLSVEGHQDGGIRVVCRSAGWYPEPEVLWRNLNGRHLPSLSVTKSQGDNSLFETETAVIVTEHLNQNLSSCIRNTVLNQEKESAVYIADPFFPKVNPWMVGLSVILVVLLCCIGLTGYLFKMKDKRDKEISKRDREIEKRDNEIRWRRSVAPIEEANVTLDPDTAHPHLILTEAGKSVTRGDTWQDLPDTPERFDSRVCVLGCGGFTAGRHCWEVEVEGAGGWAVGVARESVRRKGRIRCSPEEGIWAVEWDWWGQFWALTSPVTPLTRSRAPSRIRVCLDCDRGQVTFIEAGDEAPIFTFPPGSVPGGRIRPWLWVRGGSRLRLCP
- the LOC119843306 gene encoding butyrophilin subfamily 1 member A1-like isoform X13; protein product: MDEDFRNLGTSERAQNCSKAYFQDVSDQVTMKKMKVLSFCHSSRSSFPLPGFIVFFLTCYVHKMESVPATFTVIGPRDPVTAILGQETVLPCHLSPRMSAANMEVRWFHSEFSTAVHLYRDGKDQYERQMPEYQGRTELLKAGLTDGNVHLRLLNIRRSDEGQYHCFVQDDTFYEEAVLELWIAGLGSAPLLSVEGHQDGGIRVVCRSAGWYPEPEVLWRNLNGRHLPSLSVTKSQGDNSLFETETAVIVTEHLNQNLSSCIRNTVLNQEKESAVYIADPFFPKVNPWMVGLSVILVVLLCCIGLTGYLFKMKGKLTEEVGKRDIEIDKRDKEIKKRDNEIRWRRSVAPIEEANVTLDPDTAHPHLILTEAGKSVTRGDTWQDLPDTPERFDSRVCVLGCGGFTAGRHCWEVEVEGAGGWAVGVARESVRRKGRIRCSPEEGIWAVEWDWWGQFWALTSPVTPLTRSRAPSRIRVCLDCDRGQVTFIEAGDEAPIFTFPPGSVPGGRIRPWLWVRGGSRLRLCP